One region of Rufibacter sp. LB8 genomic DNA includes:
- a CDS encoding peroxiredoxin, with translation MWQKLLTYASFMLLLASCQSTSTSTSKQSPPQGKYRAAIQLQGNEVPFFVEFEGEGANLKAYILNSDERLETDVLIKEDSIIMDINVFDASLRAKYTDTILTGEWVKHYAKNYRAPFKAVPINGQQRFELEGKPAHNFTGKWETYFSLGSSEPRPAVGNFRQEGNHISGSFALASGDFRYLEGNVSDSTFYLSTFNGEEAKLFIGRLNDSGELIGKYLNGLTGNYSFTAKPNENFRLASKERNVSTQTINFSFPDLQGNIVSLSDQKFMGKPLIVQIFGSWCPSCMDETKYLGQWYNDNKERIEVVALAFEKKDDFQYAKTRVEKSKNRLNADYTFLIAGHEKDVSKAFPTIDGPIYFPTTLYIDKNGQLRKVHSGFNGPSTGPLFEQWKADHQAIVEELVKE, from the coding sequence ATGTGGCAAAAACTTTTAACCTACGCATCTTTTATGCTTTTACTGGCTAGTTGCCAAAGCACTTCTACATCTACCTCAAAACAAAGTCCCCCCCAAGGAAAGTACCGGGCGGCCATTCAACTACAGGGGAATGAAGTCCCTTTCTTTGTTGAGTTTGAGGGAGAAGGAGCCAATTTAAAGGCCTACATACTTAACAGTGATGAACGCCTGGAAACAGATGTATTAATAAAAGAAGATTCCATTATTATGGATATAAACGTGTTTGATGCAAGCTTGCGTGCAAAATATACTGATACTATCCTTACGGGCGAGTGGGTAAAGCATTATGCAAAGAATTACAGGGCTCCCTTTAAAGCTGTACCGATCAACGGACAGCAAAGGTTTGAGCTTGAGGGCAAGCCTGCTCATAATTTTACAGGGAAATGGGAAACATATTTTAGCCTTGGCTCTAGTGAGCCAAGGCCAGCGGTAGGCAATTTCCGCCAGGAGGGTAACCATATTTCCGGGAGTTTTGCATTGGCCTCAGGAGATTTCAGGTACTTGGAAGGCAATGTAAGTGATAGTACTTTTTATTTAAGCACCTTTAATGGTGAAGAGGCTAAACTTTTTATCGGGCGGCTAAACGATTCAGGTGAGCTCATAGGAAAATACTTAAATGGTCTTACGGGCAACTATTCTTTTACCGCAAAACCGAATGAAAATTTCCGGCTGGCCAGTAAAGAAAGAAATGTATCTACTCAAACCATTAACTTCAGCTTTCCAGACCTACAAGGCAATATAGTTTCTTTATCCGATCAGAAGTTTATGGGCAAACCTCTTATTGTGCAAATTTTCGGTTCCTGGTGCCCAAGTTGTATGGACGAAACCAAGTATCTAGGGCAATGGTATAACGATAACAAAGAACGGATAGAAGTTGTAGCACTGGCATTTGAGAAAAAAGATGATTTTCAATACGCTAAAACCAGGGTAGAAAAGTCTAAAAACAGGCTGAATGCCGATTATACCTTTCTCATTGCCGGGCATGAAAAAGATGTCAGCAAAGCCTTTCCTACCATCGATGGCCCCATATACTTCCCAACTACCTTATACATTGATAAAAACGGCCAACTACGCAAAGTACATTCAGGTTTTAACGGACCAAGCACAGGCCCCTTGTTCGAGCAATGGAAAGCAGATCACCAAGCTATTGTAGAAGAGCTGGTAAAAGAATAA
- a CDS encoding plasmid recombination protein produces the protein MRKDAVKYLSLVLTGSHEDMVKLTSEPARFKDWQQANFDFVAQEYGKANMVRFTLCMYEKTPHIHAVVVPLTEDGRLSAKDH, from the coding sequence ATCCGGAAAGATGCCGTCAAGTACCTGTCGCTTGTTTTAACTGGCAGCCATGAGGACATGGTGAAGCTGACCAGTGAGCCGGCACGCTTCAAAGACTGGCAGCAGGCCAACTTTGATTTCGTGGCCCAGGAGTACGGCAAAGCCAATATGGTGCGGTTTACGCTCTGTATGTACGAGAAAACGCCCCACATTCACGCAGTCGTGGTGCCCTTGACTGAAGACGGGCGCCTGTCAGCTAAAGACCATTAG
- a CDS encoding DUF6122 family protein: MALRESRQYSSPKLLSAQTLVHYGLHFVFPVVLALVFFSLMWQTAYLTMLATMLIDLDHLLAKPIFDPLRCSVGYHPLHSFYAIPVYALLLLLPATQTIAVGLLFHMFTDTVDCLWSFSHCRECYLNSRIYALRNWVRKLSGREVVK, from the coding sequence ATGGCACTGCGCGAGTCACGTCAGTACTCCTCGCCCAAGCTATTAAGTGCCCAAACGCTGGTGCACTATGGCCTACATTTTGTTTTCCCAGTTGTGTTGGCGCTGGTGTTTTTTTCCTTGATGTGGCAAACCGCTTACCTGACTATGTTGGCCACGATGCTCATTGACTTGGACCACCTGCTGGCCAAACCCATCTTTGACCCGCTACGTTGCAGCGTGGGTTATCACCCGCTGCACTCCTTTTACGCCATACCGGTATATGCGCTGCTGCTCCTGCTGCCAGCGACGCAAACTATCGCCGTGGGCCTGCTTTTCCACATGTTCACGGATACGGTGGACTGCTTGTGGAGCTTCAGCCACTGCCGCGAGTGCTACCTCAACTCCCGTATTTACGCATTGCGCAACTGGGTGCGGAAGCTATCGGGCCGCGAGGTAGTCAAGTAA